In Myxococcus stipitatus, the following are encoded in one genomic region:
- a CDS encoding amidohydrolase has protein sequence MAHLIVRNARITTLDRDRPEATALAVSDGAVQAVGDEATILALATPTTRIIDAGGRRLIPGLNDSHLHLIRGGLNYNLELRWDGVRSLADAMAMLRAQVARTPAPQWVRVVGGFTEHQFVEKRLPTLEELNAAAPETPVFILHLYDRALLNRAALRAVGYTKDTPEPPGGHLERDARGNPTGLLLANPNALILYATLAQGPKLPPEYQLNSTRHFMRELNRLGVTSVIDAGGGFQNYPEDYDIIQKLHADGELTVRIAYNLFTQKKGGELADFERWTDMLSPRQGDDMMRHNGAGEMLVFSAADFEDFRVPRPELPSGMEGELEPVVQLLAKKRWPFRIHATYDESITRVLDVYERVNQEVPLDGLHWFIDHAETISERNIERIRALSGGIAVQHRMAYQGEYFAERYGRDAVRRTPPVRKMLEMGVPVGAGTDATRVASYNPWVSLYWLVTGRTLGGLALYGEDNLLEREEALRLWTHGSAWFSHEQDRKGVLKPGAFADFAVLSADYLQVPDEAIQDITSLLTVVGGKVVHAAGDFGPLAPALPRPMPDWSPVNHFGGYQGGRLALPQARIQKAAHVHGPGCASHGHGQTRAVSADKAPGFWGAFGCLCYAF, from the coding sequence ATGGCCCACCTGATTGTCCGCAACGCCCGCATCACCACCCTGGACCGTGACCGCCCGGAGGCCACTGCCTTGGCCGTCTCCGACGGCGCCGTGCAAGCCGTCGGCGACGAAGCCACCATCCTGGCCCTGGCCACACCCACCACGCGAATCATCGACGCGGGGGGACGGCGGCTGATTCCCGGCCTCAATGACAGCCATCTTCACCTGATTCGCGGTGGGCTGAACTACAACCTCGAGCTGCGCTGGGACGGCGTGCGCTCGCTCGCGGACGCCATGGCGATGCTGCGGGCGCAGGTGGCCCGCACGCCCGCGCCGCAGTGGGTGCGCGTGGTGGGCGGCTTCACCGAGCACCAGTTCGTCGAGAAGCGGCTGCCCACGCTGGAGGAGCTCAACGCGGCGGCGCCAGAGACCCCCGTCTTCATCCTGCACCTGTACGACCGGGCCCTGCTCAACCGCGCCGCGCTGCGCGCCGTGGGCTACACGAAGGACACCCCCGAGCCGCCCGGAGGCCACCTCGAGCGCGACGCACGAGGCAACCCCACGGGGCTGCTGCTGGCCAACCCCAACGCGCTCATCCTGTACGCGACGCTCGCCCAGGGCCCGAAGCTTCCGCCTGAATACCAGCTCAACTCCACCCGCCACTTCATGCGCGAGCTGAACCGGCTGGGTGTCACGTCCGTCATCGACGCGGGCGGCGGGTTCCAGAACTACCCGGAGGACTACGACATCATCCAGAAGCTGCACGCCGACGGCGAGCTCACCGTGCGCATCGCCTACAACCTCTTCACCCAGAAGAAGGGCGGCGAGCTGGCGGACTTCGAGCGCTGGACGGACATGCTCTCGCCGCGCCAGGGCGACGACATGATGCGGCACAACGGCGCGGGGGAGATGCTCGTGTTCTCCGCGGCGGACTTCGAGGACTTCCGCGTGCCCCGTCCGGAGCTGCCCTCGGGGATGGAGGGAGAGCTGGAGCCCGTGGTGCAACTGCTGGCCAAGAAGCGCTGGCCCTTCCGCATCCACGCCACCTACGACGAGAGCATCACCCGCGTCCTGGATGTCTACGAACGGGTGAATCAGGAGGTGCCCCTGGATGGTCTGCACTGGTTCATCGACCACGCGGAGACCATCTCCGAGCGCAACATCGAGCGCATCCGAGCCCTCAGCGGAGGCATCGCCGTGCAGCACCGCATGGCGTATCAAGGCGAATACTTCGCGGAGCGCTACGGCCGCGACGCCGTCCGCCGCACGCCGCCCGTGAGGAAGATGCTGGAGATGGGCGTGCCCGTCGGCGCGGGCACGGATGCCACGCGAGTGGCCAGCTACAACCCCTGGGTCTCGCTGTATTGGCTCGTCACGGGCCGGACGCTCGGAGGGCTGGCCCTGTACGGCGAGGACAACCTCCTGGAGCGCGAGGAGGCCCTGCGCCTGTGGACCCACGGCAGCGCCTGGTTCTCCCACGAGCAGGACCGCAAGGGTGTGCTCAAGCCCGGAGCCTTCGCCGACTTCGCCGTGCTCTCCGCGGACTACCTCCAGGTCCCCGACGAGGCCATCCAGGACATCACCAGCCTCCTCACCGTCGTTGGCGGCAAGGTGGTGCACGCGGCCGGGGACTTCGGCCCCCTCGCCCCCGCGCTGCCGCGCCCCATGCCGGACTGGTCGCCCGTGAATCACTTCGGGGGTTATCAGGGAGGACGCCTCGCGCTGCCCCAGGCCCGAATCCAGAAGGCGGCGCATGTGCACGGGCCCGGCTGCGCCAGCCACGGCCATGGACAGACTCGCGCGGTGTCCGCGGACAAGGCCCCGGGGTTCTGGGGTGCCTTCGGGTGTCTTTGCTATGCCTTCTGA
- a CDS encoding 3'(2'),5'-bisphosphate nucleotidase CysQ gives MTSFGTELDTARSVAREAGALLLQVYATPFAVENKAGGMGPVTEADTRANALIVEALHRAFPSDGVVAEESDDNSAASRFERCWFVDPLDGTQEFVHRNGEFAIHIGLAVGGRPVLGVVYRPVGDLLYSGVVGQGGFVETAGARRELHVSDVAEPAALRLVVSRSHRAKLTDQVVARLGITQERESGSVGVKCGLLAEAAADLYLHVSPKSYRWDNCAPEAVLRSAGGILTDLGGTPYRYDGTELQNVRGLLACNAAAFPRVQPVVAAFAREAGLLP, from the coding sequence ATGACTTCCTTCGGCACCGAGCTCGACACCGCCCGCAGCGTCGCCCGCGAAGCAGGCGCCCTCCTGTTGCAGGTCTACGCCACGCCCTTCGCGGTGGAGAACAAGGCCGGGGGGATGGGGCCTGTCACGGAGGCGGACACTCGGGCCAACGCGCTCATCGTGGAGGCGCTGCACCGCGCCTTCCCGTCGGATGGCGTGGTCGCCGAGGAGTCCGACGACAACTCAGCCGCCAGCCGGTTCGAGCGGTGCTGGTTCGTGGACCCGCTCGATGGGACGCAGGAGTTCGTCCATCGCAATGGTGAGTTCGCCATCCACATCGGTCTGGCCGTGGGGGGCCGGCCGGTGTTGGGGGTGGTGTATCGCCCGGTGGGGGACCTGCTCTATTCGGGCGTGGTGGGGCAGGGGGGCTTCGTGGAGACGGCCGGCGCGCGGCGGGAGCTGCATGTCTCGGACGTGGCGGAGCCCGCGGCGCTGCGACTGGTGGTGTCGCGCTCGCATCGCGCGAAGTTGACGGACCAGGTGGTCGCGCGGCTGGGAATCACCCAGGAGCGCGAGTCGGGTTCGGTGGGCGTGAAGTGTGGCCTGCTGGCCGAGGCCGCCGCGGACCTCTACCTGCACGTCAGTCCGAAGAGCTACCGCTGGGACAACTGCGCGCCGGAGGCGGTGCTGCGCTCGGCGGGAGGCATCCTCACGGACCTGGGCGGCACGCCGTACCGCTATGACGGCACCGAGCTCCAGAACGTGCGCGGGTTGCTGGCCTGCAACGCCGCCGCGTTTCCGCGCGTGCAGCCCGTGGTCGCGGCGTTCGCGCGCGAGGCGGGGCTCCTGCCGTGA
- a CDS encoding response regulator transcription factor produces the protein MAPNIRILVADDHPLMREGLGGVIASQPDMTLVAEAENGEQALEAYRTHQPDIVLMDVQMPGMGGIDAICAIRAEFPAARIIVLTTFKGDAQALRAIKAGASGYLLKSKVRKELVDTLRSVHAGRRRIDSDIAAELAEHVAEDALTARERDVLVHVAAGNANKEVAARMGISEETVKTHMKNVLTKLSAKDRTHAVVVAVRRGIIDL, from the coding sequence ATGGCCCCCAACATCCGCATCCTCGTGGCAGACGACCATCCGCTCATGCGCGAGGGGCTGGGTGGCGTGATTGCCAGCCAGCCGGACATGACGCTCGTCGCCGAAGCGGAGAACGGTGAGCAGGCGCTGGAGGCCTACCGGACGCACCAGCCCGACATCGTGCTGATGGATGTGCAGATGCCAGGGATGGGAGGCATTGACGCCATCTGCGCGATTCGCGCCGAGTTCCCGGCGGCGCGCATCATCGTCCTGACGACGTTCAAGGGGGATGCGCAGGCGCTGCGCGCCATCAAGGCGGGCGCCTCCGGCTATCTGCTCAAGAGCAAGGTGCGCAAGGAGCTGGTGGACACGCTCCGGAGCGTGCACGCGGGGCGTCGCCGCATCGACTCAGACATCGCGGCGGAGCTGGCCGAACACGTGGCGGAGGATGCGCTGACGGCGCGCGAGCGGGACGTCCTGGTCCATGTTGCCGCGGGCAACGCGAACAAGGAGGTCGCCGCGCGGATGGGCATCTCCGAGGAGACCGTGAAGACTCACATGAAGAACGTGCTGACGAAGCTGTCGGCGAAGGACCGCACGCACGCGGTGGTCGTCGCCGTTCGCCGAGGCATCATCGACCTCTGA
- a CDS encoding hydrolase, with protein MPNALPVPGKSLLSPDNHALILVDHQSQMAFATHSIDLATLRNNTALICKAAAGFRVPTLLTTVAEKSFSGPLFPEIKEVFPEAKVVDRTTMNCWEDPQVTTQLNRFDKDRLTFAGLWTGVCIVGPVISAIEQGFKVHVITDASGDVSTEAHERAVQRMVQAGAVPMTSIQYLLELQRDWARTATYAMTTGIAMAHGGSYGIGINYAKTMFNASEGGNH; from the coding sequence ATGCCCAACGCCCTCCCTGTTCCCGGCAAGAGCCTCCTGTCGCCCGACAACCACGCGCTCATCCTGGTGGACCACCAGTCGCAGATGGCCTTCGCGACGCACTCCATCGACCTGGCGACGCTGCGCAACAACACCGCGCTCATCTGCAAGGCCGCCGCGGGATTTCGCGTCCCCACGCTGCTCACCACCGTCGCGGAGAAGAGCTTCTCCGGTCCCCTGTTCCCTGAAATCAAGGAGGTCTTCCCCGAGGCCAAGGTCGTGGACCGCACCACGATGAACTGCTGGGAGGACCCGCAGGTCACCACGCAGCTCAACCGCTTCGACAAGGACCGGCTGACCTTCGCGGGCCTCTGGACGGGGGTCTGCATCGTGGGTCCGGTCATCTCCGCCATCGAACAGGGCTTCAAGGTCCATGTCATCACCGACGCCAGCGGCGATGTCTCCACGGAGGCCCACGAGCGCGCGGTGCAGCGCATGGTGCAGGCGGGCGCGGTGCCGATGACGAGCATCCAGTACCTGCTGGAGCTCCAGCGCGACTGGGCCCGCACCGCCACATACGCCATGACCACCGGCATCGCCATGGCCCATGGCGGCAGCTATGGCATTGGCATCAACTACGCGAAGACCATGTTCAACGCCTCCGAGGGAGGCAATCACTGA
- a CDS encoding alpha/beta fold hydrolase — protein MRAVPLLALILPLSLAQAQSLKMEPHTFQARDGRSVEAELGTLTVPLRHARPEGPSLPLRFVRFKSTNPSPGAPIVYLAGGPGGSGIDTARHGRFELFLALREVADVIALDQRGTGQSNLHPELAQPWGIPLEQPADEALLTATVKKAAAEASRAWASAGVDLGAYTTEENADDLEMLRKALGAPKLNLWGISYGTHLGLSYVRRHTQRVDHVILAGIEGPDDTWKRPAHAEALLGQWEKVLKAEGARGPGLKSRLAKLLNALKREPRTVEFTDSETGKRQTWRLSHFDLQRTIFESMRDPAIFRRFLTMLPALETGDYSPMVPFASMLREGVLRPMPLAMDAASGVSPARLVLIEREAAKAMLGGSVNPGPLLAGDVLGVSDLGESFRGPLKAAVPVLLISGTLDGRTSPDNAEALRPGLSRATHLVLVGAGHDGLFQSDPRILERMKDFLKGEALRDERMEIKAKP, from the coding sequence ATGCGTGCCGTGCCGTTGCTTGCCCTCATCCTTCCGCTGTCCCTCGCCCAGGCCCAGAGCCTCAAGATGGAGCCCCACACCTTCCAGGCTCGCGATGGTCGCAGCGTCGAGGCCGAGCTGGGCACCCTCACCGTACCGCTGCGCCACGCCCGCCCGGAGGGCCCGAGCCTTCCCCTTCGCTTCGTGCGCTTCAAGAGCACGAACCCCTCGCCCGGGGCGCCCATCGTCTACCTGGCCGGTGGCCCGGGCGGCTCCGGTATCGACACCGCTCGCCACGGCCGCTTCGAGCTGTTCCTCGCCCTGCGCGAGGTGGCCGACGTCATCGCGTTGGACCAACGTGGCACCGGCCAGTCGAACCTCCATCCAGAGCTGGCGCAGCCCTGGGGCATCCCGCTCGAGCAACCCGCGGACGAGGCGCTGCTCACCGCCACGGTGAAGAAGGCCGCCGCCGAGGCGAGCCGGGCCTGGGCCTCGGCCGGCGTGGACCTGGGCGCCTACACGACGGAGGAGAACGCCGATGACCTGGAGATGCTGCGCAAGGCGCTGGGCGCGCCGAAGCTCAACCTCTGGGGCATCAGCTACGGGACCCACCTGGGCCTCAGCTACGTGCGGCGCCACACACAGCGGGTGGACCACGTCATCCTCGCCGGCATCGAGGGCCCGGACGACACCTGGAAGCGGCCTGCCCACGCGGAGGCGCTTCTCGGGCAATGGGAGAAGGTGCTGAAGGCCGAGGGCGCGCGCGGGCCGGGCCTGAAATCGAGGCTGGCGAAGTTGTTGAATGCGCTGAAGCGCGAGCCTCGCACCGTGGAGTTCACGGACTCGGAAACGGGCAAGCGCCAGACCTGGCGGCTCAGCCACTTCGACCTTCAGCGCACCATCTTCGAATCCATGCGGGACCCCGCCATCTTCCGGCGCTTCCTCACCATGCTCCCGGCGCTGGAGACCGGGGACTACTCACCGATGGTGCCTTTCGCGAGCATGCTGCGCGAAGGGGTGCTGCGGCCGATGCCGCTCGCCATGGACGCGGCCTCCGGCGTGAGCCCGGCGCGACTCGTCCTCATCGAGCGGGAGGCGGCGAAGGCCATGCTCGGTGGCAGCGTCAACCCGGGACCCCTGCTGGCGGGGGATGTGCTGGGAGTGAGCGACCTGGGCGAGTCCTTCCGTGGCCCGCTGAAGGCCGCCGTGCCCGTGCTCCTCATCAGCGGCACGCTGGATGGGCGCACGAGCCCGGACAACGCGGAGGCCCTTCGCCCCGGGCTCTCCCGAGCCACGCACCTGGTGCTGGTCGGCGCGGGACATGATGGCCTCTTCCAGTCGGACCCGCGCATCCTCGAGCGGATGAAGGACTTCCTGAAGGGCGAAGCCCTTCGTGATGAGCGCATGGAGATCAAGGCGAAGCCCTGA
- a CDS encoding M4 family metallopeptidase yields MVATDRDSVPTFINGALGPAPTGREALQTFRPESLAPTLAKVAPLFRVSPEQLFLKKAYVGFDGDTHFRFGVRINDVEVMGAELRLHARDGQVFAANGDARGDLPAPVGATLTEDVAQSTAVSDRGSPPGAEVSGTPSLVYWRDGGQLILAYRMRITGETEEGAPVDDTVLVNARSGDLFERYTNIHSALSRRVHDGQNTTSLPGVLARTDGPPVADPIVNAAYDNVGAVYQCYNELFGRDSFDDVGGTLIATVHHRVNYVNAYWNGTQMVFGDGDGVTASNLAESLDVTAHELTHAVTDYESQLIYSGESGGLNESMSDIFGAVCEWHFQGRVINEGTFLVGEDVWTPGVADDALRYMMNPTLDGDSLDDFPDYSSGVDVHYSSGISNLAFYLLSQGGTHPRFPTRTPVAGIGIEKAARIFYKANADILTPNSGFETAKIATEQAAQQLGYDAATIESVSNAWKAVQVGIIILPPLRPLEKGLPLDLEGTRGTREYGVGEVPEGAIDLRFTLSGGTGDADLYVRYGQPPSTAVYDCRPYRSGNNEECVIPNPTPGNWYAMVSAFTDYSGASLVMTYRGGFFPLEPGRRVDGLSGAMNDSHGYFVEIPAPAQGGTRNVTVRVVGGTGNVDLYVRRAGIPTHSEYDCRSVKPGTTERCDLNNVEPGKFYVWLYGAKGGYSDVALIVTYR; encoded by the coding sequence GTGGTCGCGACCGACAGGGATTCAGTCCCCACGTTCATCAATGGAGCGTTGGGGCCCGCGCCCACCGGCCGCGAAGCCCTCCAGACCTTCCGGCCCGAGTCACTCGCTCCGACCCTGGCCAAGGTGGCGCCGCTCTTCCGGGTGTCCCCCGAGCAACTCTTCCTGAAGAAGGCCTATGTCGGCTTCGACGGCGATACGCACTTCCGCTTCGGCGTGCGAATCAACGACGTGGAGGTCATGGGCGCGGAGCTGCGACTCCATGCGCGCGACGGCCAGGTCTTCGCCGCCAACGGCGACGCGCGGGGCGACCTGCCCGCCCCCGTCGGGGCCACCCTGACCGAGGACGTGGCCCAGAGCACGGCCGTGTCGGACCGGGGCTCACCTCCCGGCGCCGAGGTCTCCGGCACGCCGTCGCTCGTGTACTGGCGCGACGGGGGACAGCTCATCCTGGCCTACCGGATGCGCATCACCGGAGAGACCGAGGAAGGCGCGCCCGTGGATGACACGGTGCTCGTCAATGCGCGCTCGGGGGACCTCTTCGAGCGCTACACGAACATCCACTCGGCGCTGTCGCGTCGGGTCCATGACGGACAGAACACCACCTCGCTCCCGGGTGTGCTGGCGCGCACGGATGGGCCGCCGGTCGCCGACCCCATCGTCAACGCGGCGTATGACAACGTGGGCGCGGTCTACCAATGCTACAATGAGCTGTTTGGCCGCGACTCGTTCGACGACGTGGGTGGGACGCTCATCGCCACGGTCCATCACCGGGTCAACTATGTGAATGCCTACTGGAATGGCACTCAGATGGTCTTCGGCGACGGCGACGGGGTGACGGCGAGCAACCTGGCGGAGAGCCTGGACGTCACGGCCCATGAACTGACCCACGCGGTGACGGACTATGAATCACAGCTCATCTATTCGGGAGAGTCCGGCGGCCTGAATGAGTCCATGTCGGACATCTTCGGCGCCGTGTGTGAATGGCATTTCCAGGGCCGGGTCATCAACGAGGGCACCTTCCTGGTGGGCGAGGATGTCTGGACGCCGGGGGTCGCGGACGATGCGCTCCGGTACATGATGAACCCCACCCTGGATGGAGACTCGCTGGACGACTTTCCGGACTACAGCAGTGGCGTGGACGTCCACTACAGCTCCGGCATCTCCAATCTGGCCTTCTATCTGTTGTCGCAAGGAGGCACGCACCCGCGCTTCCCAACCCGGACGCCGGTGGCGGGCATTGGCATCGAGAAGGCCGCGCGCATCTTCTACAAAGCGAACGCGGACATCCTCACGCCCAACTCCGGCTTCGAGACGGCGAAGATCGCGACGGAGCAGGCGGCGCAGCAACTGGGCTATGACGCGGCGACCATCGAGTCCGTCTCCAACGCCTGGAAGGCGGTCCAGGTGGGCATCATCATCCTGCCGCCGCTCCGCCCCCTCGAGAAGGGGCTCCCCTTGGACCTCGAGGGCACGCGGGGCACTCGGGAGTACGGCGTCGGCGAGGTTCCCGAAGGGGCCATCGACCTGCGCTTCACGCTGTCCGGCGGCACGGGAGATGCCGACCTGTACGTTCGCTACGGACAGCCTCCGTCGACCGCCGTCTATGACTGCCGTCCCTACCGGTCCGGCAACAACGAGGAATGTGTCATCCCCAACCCGACGCCGGGCAACTGGTACGCGATGGTCAGTGCCTTCACTGACTATTCCGGCGCATCGCTGGTGATGACGTATCGGGGAGGCTTCTTCCCGCTCGAGCCGGGACGCAGGGTGGATGGCCTGTCGGGCGCAATGAACGACTCACATGGCTACTTCGTCGAGATTCCCGCGCCGGCGCAGGGCGGCACCCGCAACGTCACCGTGCGCGTCGTGGGTGGAACGGGCAACGTGGACCTCTACGTCCGGCGGGCGGGCATTCCCACTCATAGCGAGTACGACTGCCGCAGCGTGAAGCCTGGCACCACCGAGCGCTGCGACCTGAACAACGTCGAGCCCGGCAAGTTCTATGTCTGGCTCTACGGAGCGAAGGGCGGCTACTCCGACGTGGCGCTCATCGTCACCTACCGCTGA
- a CDS encoding DUF1427 family protein, translating into MNWKLMMGLLLGLGIGFGCRWLGVPSPAPPVLVGALLVVAMTSGYTLTDRLLASRPARNHVNCGGPTGETSQETSS; encoded by the coding sequence ATGAATTGGAAACTCATGATGGGCCTGCTGCTCGGCCTGGGCATCGGCTTCGGTTGTCGTTGGCTGGGCGTCCCATCCCCCGCGCCGCCGGTGCTGGTGGGCGCGCTGCTCGTCGTCGCCATGACCAGCGGCTACACGCTCACGGACCGGCTCCTGGCCTCGCGTCCCGCGCGCAATCACGTCAACTGCGGCGGCCCCACGGGTGAAACCTCACAGGAGACGTCGTCATGA
- a CDS encoding DUF3592 domain-containing protein encodes MMKVLLAGLMLLFGGMLAFGGGRMLYLAHSSEKWPTTEGTVVSSSVETQHGRRTTRFHPEVRYSYSVDGHPYTANTISFGGNDSGALSDAQRLTHRYASGTKLPVHYEPGDPSVTCVECGGAGASSYVVLLGGLAVAGISGAGMVDMLRSDLRERRRLKRQSFAR; translated from the coding sequence ATGATGAAGGTGCTACTGGCGGGATTGATGCTGCTGTTTGGAGGCATGCTCGCCTTCGGGGGCGGCCGCATGCTGTACCTCGCCCACTCCAGCGAGAAGTGGCCCACCACCGAGGGCACCGTGGTCTCCTCGAGCGTGGAGACCCAGCATGGCCGCCGCACCACCCGCTTCCACCCCGAGGTGCGCTACTCGTACTCGGTGGACGGACACCCCTACACGGCGAACACCATCTCCTTCGGGGGCAATGACTCCGGCGCGCTGTCGGACGCGCAGCGGCTGACGCACCGGTATGCCTCCGGGACGAAGCTTCCGGTGCACTACGAGCCGGGCGACCCCTCCGTGACGTGCGTCGAGTGCGGGGGCGCGGGCGCCTCCAGCTACGTCGTCCTGCTGGGCGGGCTGGCCGTCGCGGGCATCTCCGGAGCGGGCATGGTGGACATGCTGCGCTCGGACCTCCGCGAGCGCCGCCGCCTCAAGCGCCAATCGTTCGCTCGTTAG
- a CDS encoding GNAT family N-acetyltransferase encodes MPVTLRPAKPSDEPALGRMGAALARLHHGFDGPRFMLPEDVEAGFREWLGREAAEPDAVVLVAELDGEIVGYAYGRVEPMDWNALLDRAGAFHDLWVDAKARGTGVGAQLAEELMRRLTALGVPRVVLHAAAKNEPAQRMFARLGWRPTMVEMTREAAPAPKKT; translated from the coding sequence ATGCCTGTCACCCTTCGCCCCGCCAAGCCCTCGGACGAGCCCGCCCTGGGACGCATGGGCGCGGCGCTCGCGCGGCTTCACCATGGCTTCGACGGCCCGCGCTTCATGCTGCCCGAGGACGTGGAGGCCGGCTTCCGCGAGTGGTTGGGGCGTGAGGCGGCAGAGCCCGACGCCGTCGTGCTGGTGGCCGAGTTGGACGGCGAAATCGTGGGTTATGCCTATGGCCGCGTGGAGCCCATGGACTGGAACGCCCTCCTGGACCGGGCGGGCGCCTTCCATGACCTGTGGGTGGACGCGAAGGCCCGAGGCACGGGCGTGGGCGCGCAGCTCGCCGAGGAGCTGATGCGCCGGCTGACCGCGCTGGGCGTCCCCAGGGTGGTGCTGCACGCCGCCGCGAAGAACGAGCCCGCGCAGCGGATGTTCGCCCGGCTCGGCTGGCGGCCCACCATGGTGGAGATGACGCGCGAGGCGGCCCCCGCCCCGAAGAAGACGTGA
- a CDS encoding MFS transporter — MPSEASVAVEPQAPAAAVSPWAPLGHPTFRALWLAVLASHVGTWIHDVAAAWFMSERTGSPLLVAAVQSATTLPVVVFALIAGAFADTVDRRRYLIVIQLWMLVMATLLAVIALWGELNAWTLLGLTFALGMGAAMAMPAQAAITSELVPRALLAPAVALSSIGTNIARAVGPALGGLLVARLGTGWAFSLDAVSYLGVLLVLVSWRRLTSAAALPPEPFGLALRSGLRYAARSNDVRSVLLKAAFFYVFASALPAQLAIVVRGELGAGAGTYGLLLTCIGAGAVSGAILLPRLRSRLGTDRVVVLATMLYALTMLTVAQVRQLPILGVALVANGLAWISVLSSLQAATHISVPGWVRARALSLYIMVFSAGMAGGGLLWGAVAQRFGVSVSLTVAALALVLAGAFASRFRLNPALTRDTAPSHHWPAPPDAGATDPGPVLVTVEYRVAPADLALFWPLIHQLGDSRRRDGAVQWGLVEDPMEPGCVLEYFILGTWMEHLRQHERVTREEQALQERLRALLQDGAAPRVRHFVTPQSPHPPHASRENTA; from the coding sequence ATGCCTTCTGAGGCAAGCGTCGCAGTGGAGCCGCAGGCCCCCGCCGCCGCGGTGAGCCCGTGGGCGCCGCTCGGACACCCGACGTTCCGCGCCCTGTGGCTCGCCGTCTTGGCCAGTCATGTCGGCACGTGGATTCACGACGTCGCCGCCGCCTGGTTCATGTCGGAGCGGACGGGCTCGCCGCTGCTGGTGGCGGCGGTGCAGTCCGCGACGACGCTCCCCGTCGTGGTGTTCGCGCTCATCGCCGGGGCCTTCGCGGACACCGTCGACCGGCGCCGCTACCTCATCGTCATCCAGCTGTGGATGCTCGTCATGGCGACGCTGCTCGCCGTGATTGCCCTGTGGGGCGAGCTGAACGCGTGGACGCTCCTGGGGCTGACCTTCGCGCTGGGCATGGGCGCGGCCATGGCGATGCCCGCGCAGGCGGCCATCACCTCGGAGCTGGTGCCTCGAGCGCTGCTGGCCCCCGCCGTGGCCCTGAGTTCCATCGGGACGAACATCGCGCGCGCCGTGGGGCCCGCCTTGGGAGGGCTGCTCGTCGCGCGGCTTGGAACGGGCTGGGCCTTCTCCCTGGACGCGGTCTCCTACCTGGGCGTGCTCCTGGTCCTCGTCTCATGGCGGCGGCTGACCTCCGCGGCGGCGCTGCCTCCGGAGCCCTTCGGCCTCGCGCTGCGCTCGGGGCTCCGCTACGCGGCGCGGTCGAACGACGTGCGCTCGGTGCTGCTCAAGGCCGCCTTCTTCTATGTCTTCGCCAGCGCGCTGCCCGCCCAGCTCGCCATCGTCGTTCGCGGCGAGCTGGGGGCCGGAGCGGGGACGTATGGACTGCTGCTCACCTGCATCGGCGCGGGGGCCGTCTCGGGCGCCATCCTCCTGCCTCGGCTCCGCTCCCGGCTGGGAACGGACCGGGTGGTGGTGTTGGCCACGATGCTCTACGCGCTCACCATGCTGACCGTCGCGCAGGTGCGGCAGCTGCCCATCCTGGGCGTGGCCTTGGTGGCCAATGGCCTGGCGTGGATCAGCGTGTTGTCCTCGCTCCAGGCCGCCACGCACATCTCCGTTCCGGGCTGGGTCCGGGCCCGCGCGCTCTCGCTCTACATCATGGTCTTCTCCGCGGGCATGGCCGGAGGCGGCCTCCTCTGGGGCGCCGTGGCCCAGCGCTTCGGCGTCTCCGTGTCGCTCACCGTGGCCGCCCTGGCCCTGGTGCTCGCGGGCGCGTTCGCCTCGCGCTTCCGCCTGAACCCGGCCCTGACGCGAGACACCGCCCCGTCCCACCATTGGCCCGCGCCTCCAGACGCGGGCGCGACGGACCCGGGGCCCGTGCTGGTGACGGTGGAGTACCGCGTCGCTCCGGCGGACCTGGCGCTGTTCTGGCCGCTCATCCATCAACTGGGCGACTCGCGGCGGCGCGACGGAGCGGTGCAGTGGGGACTGGTGGAGGACCCGATGGAGCCCGGGTGCGTCCTCGAGTACTTCATCCTTGGCACGTGGATGGAGCACCTGCGCCAACATGAGCGTGTCACCCGCGAGGAGCAGGCCCTGCAGGAGCGGCTGCGGGCGCTCCTGCAAGATGGCGCCGCGCCGCGCGTCCGCCACTTCGTGACACCCCAGTCCCCTCATCCCCCACACGCTTCACGGGAGAACACCGCATGA
- a CDS encoding DUF1427 family protein: protein MMLSLLGLGLALVIGAGCRWLDIPLPAPPKLQGALLVVAMTVGFLVGEQLLG from the coding sequence ATGATGCTGTCATTGCTCGGACTCGGCCTGGCGCTCGTGATTGGCGCGGGCTGTCGATGGCTCGACATCCCCTTGCCCGCGCCCCCGAAGCTCCAGGGCGCCCTGCTGGTGGTCGCGATGACCGTGGGGTTCCTCGTGGGGGAGCAGCTCCTGGGCTGA